A genome region from Maridesulfovibrio salexigens DSM 2638 includes the following:
- a CDS encoding potassium channel family protein translates to MAKEKIEVGVIGLGKFGLELALNLRKLGHNVVGVDTSEERVKAAKPYLAQVFQADGTDPKTLEQLSFQDFNYVVVSTGDSLEASVLVVLNLQEIGVNKIWVKAISVAHKKVLSRMGVDYVVFPEHFAAKQLAHKLSTPGMIEYLSMGNDILIKERQASDWAGKTLIDLDLTNNYQVQVIAIRKNGSEELNFVPKANESLGENDVLIMIGARENLLKLPEN, encoded by the coding sequence ATGGCAAAAGAAAAAATAGAAGTAGGCGTCATCGGCCTTGGTAAATTCGGTCTGGAGCTGGCCTTGAACCTGCGCAAGCTAGGCCATAATGTTGTTGGCGTTGATACCAGTGAAGAGCGTGTTAAAGCAGCCAAGCCTTACCTTGCACAGGTATTTCAGGCTGACGGCACCGATCCCAAAACACTTGAACAGCTAAGCTTTCAGGATTTCAACTACGTGGTGGTTTCCACTGGCGACTCGCTGGAAGCAAGTGTGCTGGTAGTGCTCAACTTACAGGAGATCGGAGTCAACAAAATCTGGGTTAAAGCCATCAGTGTGGCACATAAGAAAGTGCTCAGCAGAATGGGTGTGGATTATGTCGTTTTCCCTGAGCATTTCGCGGCCAAACAGCTGGCCCATAAGCTGTCCACTCCGGGCATGATCGAATACCTCTCCATGGGGAACGACATCCTGATCAAAGAACGTCAGGCCTCAGACTGGGCAGGCAAGACTCTTATCGACCTTGATCTGACCAATAATTATCAAGTACAGGTCATCGCCATCCGCAAAAACGGATCTGAAGAACTGAACTTCGTCCCCAAAGCCAATGAGTCTTTGGGTGAAAATGATGTGCTGATTATGATCGGAGCGCGGGAAAACCTGCTTAAACTGCCGGAAAACTAA
- a CDS encoding acyl-CoA dehydratase activase yields the protein MKLNYPHLKISPLQTDQMTISLGICAGASSVSMVLTGNDNGRIEILKSISLNHEGNPAQTVITALQELDLPENIHAAVTGRKFRHLLDLPTISEPQALETALAHQNFVKDGYRTVLSAGGETFMAYLLDNDGKVETVHTGNKCASGTGEFLVQQLGRMGLSLNDMSGMEMSEPHKVSGRCSVFCKSDCTHALNKGVEKEAVVAGLARMMAGKCIELLRKLPAEKVVLIGNCSQNKFMVSELRREIPDLLLPENGHCFEALGAAIWAAENGADLPEDCRTIIRKGDTAFTFLQPLKDYTESVKFHESSKAEFISGNRLALGLDVGSTTTKGVLLDLEQSEIVASCYLRTDGDPIGASRRVYAELASQVPAGTTAEIMGVTGSGRNIAGLHAGTDGIINEITAHATAAVHYDPEVDTIFEIGGQDAKYTWLKNSVPCDYAMNEACSAGTGSFLEESAKETLGIDVTDIAEIAFKGTNPPNFNDQCAAFIGSDLKLAAQEGVALEDMVAGLVYSICINYSNRVKGSRTVGQKIFMQGGVCYNKAVPTAMAALTGQEIIVPPHPGLTGAFGVALEAAKRVEQGSIATGKFDPAELAKREVNYKSPFTCKGAGRDCDLGCTIARIEVEGKTFPFGGICNRFDNSKVAKDTNPGEDLVLWREKRVFRDLSEPEEGQPVIGMNRSLLMNTWFPLFNTFFKEMGFGVRLPEKFDPDAIEQKGAPFCHPVELAHGGLGELLNLKTDHIFLPHLRSMPLKSGDRSCTCVLVQGEPYYLKSAFPELEKRSLLTPVIHMQDGEEQLRKALLQTAAKLKVGVQQALDALEAAIAEQEQFFTDLRLKGEEFMAGLDANSSQAMVLFGRPYNAFSSWANKSIPAKFATRGVEIIPCDMLPRSEKCGNELNMYWATGELIMDAAKLVAEHPRLFGTYITNFSCGPDSFLLGHFRKVMGRKPSLTLELDSHTADAGIETRIEAYLDIVGGFRRMKKSQDSVARPFRAARCEVRDGITGITDSNGKWYAVNDPAVTLIIPSLGEISTDFLAASMQRDNIRYKVLSHASEAALKMGRNNSSCKECLPLQLTAGALLEHLENRDENEIALFLMPKAKGPCRFGQYSVFMNDLIERLEIPNLAIFAPSSTDGYGGLSTGVTLGMWQGIVAGSILEDIYATICTAAAEKDAALNLFWQVRQELLDSMASWKQFSKALRKAAIDLSTIKLAKPVQEYPVISLLGEIYVRHDPLARRNLPEHLTEQGFIVRVAPVLEWMKYTDWLNRNSIEGKAGVKTLITQGVKSYFERRIRHILADSGLLFYPGPNVRQVVSHGKPHISEQLTGEAILTVGASLHEIMSPSCGVISIGPFGCMPSRVAEAVLSEKFRAGSAGKKATSVLEEDSRLPFLAIETDGNPFPQLIEARLEAFCLQAKRLHKRMSQTGRS from the coding sequence TTGAAATTGAACTACCCGCACTTGAAAATCAGCCCGCTTCAAACTGATCAGATGACAATCTCGCTGGGCATTTGCGCCGGAGCTTCCTCAGTCAGCATGGTCCTGACCGGAAACGATAACGGCAGGATTGAAATACTCAAATCAATTTCACTGAACCACGAAGGTAATCCCGCGCAGACCGTGATCACAGCTTTGCAGGAACTGGATCTACCTGAAAACATCCATGCGGCAGTGACCGGACGCAAATTCCGCCATCTGCTGGACCTGCCGACCATCTCCGAACCGCAGGCCCTTGAAACTGCCCTTGCGCATCAAAATTTCGTTAAAGACGGTTACCGTACGGTCCTCAGCGCCGGAGGGGAAACCTTCATGGCCTACCTGCTTGATAATGACGGCAAGGTGGAAACCGTTCACACAGGCAACAAATGCGCTTCCGGAACCGGGGAATTTCTGGTCCAGCAACTGGGCCGCATGGGTCTGAGCCTGAATGATATGTCAGGCATGGAGATGAGCGAACCGCACAAAGTCTCCGGTCGCTGTTCTGTTTTCTGTAAAAGCGACTGTACACACGCCCTGAACAAGGGAGTCGAAAAAGAAGCGGTTGTTGCCGGACTAGCCCGCATGATGGCCGGAAAATGCATTGAACTTCTGCGTAAGCTACCCGCTGAGAAAGTAGTCCTGATCGGCAATTGCTCCCAAAACAAATTCATGGTCAGTGAGCTGCGCCGCGAAATACCGGACTTGCTTCTGCCCGAGAACGGACATTGCTTCGAAGCCCTCGGCGCAGCAATCTGGGCGGCTGAAAACGGGGCTGACCTTCCCGAAGATTGCCGCACAATTATTCGCAAAGGTGACACAGCATTTACTTTTCTACAGCCGCTTAAGGACTATACAGAGTCCGTAAAATTTCATGAAAGTTCCAAAGCGGAATTCATATCCGGCAACAGGCTGGCCCTGGGTCTTGATGTAGGTTCAACCACCACCAAAGGCGTGCTTCTTGATCTGGAACAATCAGAGATTGTTGCTTCCTGCTATTTACGCACAGACGGCGACCCAATCGGAGCATCACGAAGGGTTTACGCTGAACTGGCAAGTCAGGTCCCAGCCGGAACCACCGCCGAAATTATGGGAGTAACCGGATCGGGCCGCAACATAGCCGGACTGCATGCGGGTACGGACGGAATTATCAATGAAATTACTGCCCACGCCACCGCCGCCGTTCATTACGACCCTGAAGTAGATACAATTTTCGAAATCGGCGGGCAGGACGCAAAGTACACATGGCTGAAAAACTCGGTGCCATGTGACTATGCCATGAACGAAGCCTGTAGCGCCGGGACAGGATCATTTCTCGAAGAAAGTGCCAAGGAAACGCTCGGCATTGATGTAACTGACATTGCTGAAATCGCCTTCAAGGGGACGAATCCGCCCAACTTCAACGACCAGTGCGCTGCATTTATCGGCTCGGACCTGAAGCTTGCGGCGCAGGAAGGTGTTGCGCTGGAAGATATGGTTGCCGGACTGGTCTACTCCATCTGCATCAACTACTCCAACCGCGTTAAAGGCAGCCGCACCGTGGGGCAGAAAATTTTCATGCAGGGCGGGGTCTGCTACAATAAAGCCGTTCCCACTGCCATGGCTGCACTTACCGGACAGGAAATCATCGTTCCTCCTCATCCGGGATTGACCGGAGCCTTCGGAGTCGCCCTTGAAGCGGCTAAACGAGTCGAACAGGGTAGCATTGCAACAGGAAAATTCGATCCCGCAGAACTCGCCAAGCGCGAAGTAAACTACAAATCCCCTTTCACATGCAAAGGAGCCGGACGGGATTGTGACCTCGGCTGTACCATTGCCCGCATTGAAGTTGAGGGGAAAACCTTTCCTTTTGGCGGTATATGCAACCGTTTTGATAATTCAAAGGTAGCCAAGGACACCAACCCCGGAGAGGACCTTGTACTCTGGCGTGAGAAACGGGTTTTCCGTGATTTGAGTGAGCCGGAAGAAGGCCAGCCGGTCATTGGCATGAACCGCTCCCTGCTCATGAACACATGGTTCCCGCTCTTCAACACATTTTTCAAAGAGATGGGCTTCGGAGTTCGCCTACCCGAAAAGTTCGATCCCGATGCCATAGAACAAAAAGGCGCACCTTTCTGCCATCCGGTGGAACTCGCTCATGGCGGTCTTGGTGAGCTGCTTAATCTTAAGACTGATCATATTTTCCTGCCCCACCTGCGTTCCATGCCGCTTAAAAGCGGTGACCGTTCCTGCACCTGCGTGCTGGTTCAAGGTGAGCCTTATTATTTAAAGTCAGCCTTTCCGGAACTGGAAAAGCGTTCACTGCTCACCCCGGTCATCCACATGCAGGATGGGGAAGAACAATTGCGCAAAGCCCTGCTCCAGACCGCAGCCAAGCTGAAAGTAGGTGTTCAGCAAGCTCTGGATGCTCTCGAAGCGGCAATCGCCGAACAAGAACAATTCTTCACCGATCTGCGCCTTAAGGGGGAAGAATTTATGGCCGGACTTGATGCTAACAGCAGTCAAGCCATGGTCTTATTCGGCAGGCCTTACAATGCTTTCAGCTCATGGGCCAACAAATCAATCCCTGCTAAATTTGCCACCCGTGGTGTTGAAATCATTCCCTGTGATATGCTCCCGCGCAGCGAAAAATGCGGCAATGAGCTAAACATGTACTGGGCTACCGGGGAACTGATCATGGATGCAGCCAAACTGGTGGCGGAACATCCCAGACTCTTCGGCACATACATCACCAATTTCTCCTGCGGACCGGATTCATTCCTGCTCGGTCATTTCCGCAAGGTCATGGGCCGCAAGCCATCGCTGACCCTTGAATTAGACAGCCATACTGCTGACGCAGGAATAGAAACCCGAATCGAAGCCTATCTTGATATTGTGGGTGGTTTCAGACGCATGAAAAAGTCACAGGACTCCGTAGCTCGCCCTTTCCGAGCCGCACGCTGCGAAGTGCGTGACGGAATTACCGGAATCACGGACTCCAACGGCAAGTGGTATGCGGTGAATGATCCGGCTGTGACCTTGATCATTCCCAGTCTTGGCGAAATCAGTACTGATTTTCTGGCAGCTTCCATGCAGCGCGACAACATCCGCTACAAGGTGCTATCCCATGCCAGTGAAGCCGCTCTGAAAATGGGCCGCAACAATTCATCCTGCAAAGAATGCCTGCCCTTGCAGCTTACAGCCGGGGCTTTGCTGGAACATCTGGAAAACCGTGATGAAAACGAAATAGCCCTCTTCCTGATGCCCAAAGCTAAAGGTCCGTGCCGTTTCGGTCAGTATTCTGTGTTCATGAACGATCTCATAGAACGCTTGGAAATCCCGAATCTTGCTATTTTCGCACCCAGCTCCACTGACGGGTACGGTGGATTAAGCACAGGTGTCACCCTCGGCATGTGGCAGGGTATTGTCGCCGGTTCCATTCTTGAAGACATCTACGCCACAATCTGCACGGCAGCAGCTGAAAAAGATGCGGCCCTGAATCTTTTCTGGCAGGTACGGCAGGAATTGTTGGACAGCATGGCCAGTTGGAAACAATTTTCCAAAGCCCTACGCAAAGCAGCTATCGATCTTTCCACCATCAAGCTGGCTAAGCCTGTGCAGGAATATCCGGTCATTTCCCTGCTAGGCGAAATTTATGTCCGCCATGATCCCTTGGCTCGGCGCAACCTGCCGGAACACCTTACTGAGCAAGGTTTTATTGTCCGTGTGGCCCCGGTGCTGGAGTGGATGAAATACACAGACTGGCTGAACCGCAACAGCATTGAAGGCAAGGCCGGGGTCAAGACCCTGATCACCCAAGGTGTGAAATCTTATTTTGAACGTCGCATCCGTCATATCCTTGCTGACAGCGGGCTGCTCTTCTATCCGGGACCGAATGTGCGCCAAGTGGTCAGCCACGGCAAGCCGCACATTTCCGAACAGTTGACCGGGGAGGCAATTCTGACCGTGGGTGCATCGCTGCATGAAATTATGTCTCCGTCCTGCGGAGTGATCTCCATAGGGCCATTCGGATGCATGCCCTCGCGGGTTGCTGAAGCTGTGCTTAGTGAAAAATTCCGAGCCGGATCAGCTGGCAAAAAGGCAACTTCAGTGCTTGAAGAAGATTCGCGGCTGCCATTCCTAGCCATTGAAACTGACGGCAATCCATTTCCGCAACTGATCGAAGCACGGCTGGAAGCATTCTGTTTACAGGCCAAACGCCTCCATAAACGCATGTCCCAGACTGGAAGGTCTTAA
- a CDS encoding S1C family serine protease, whose protein sequence is MDRRIVGLVLLILLITICGCRTVRSIKNNIKETVITSQPEDKFSRALDRNKFSEAEQIWLDNQDYFLEKPKAMDEITRAASDLKKRYRPKISAATTNLLSIHWPEKSAKWTLIRLKLDNARNLIDEIESSCILNDLGQIPHGLDKLKNKFNDKELQIKADAQAQFKNYPIQTGPNFFSIYPVKLDEEEFLKSQAALLEQAVASANGKGVPHMIKEYGNVIPAETMRNLEGQYFRDLLKKEAKGKKPSFRTVLKAMNETNRLGFPVTEVPDCKIAFVRVTSKSLMKERGIEFGLGFDVDLPMQTETLAKTHMFNSNTAKDADIVILINEVVSRIDRKTFRPKAYSSKNIVGYTEGYNHAYDQAQLRLEQLRLKRQELNNRNNSHILGWFGANDITSAAHMAAQEEKKYNEAVANATNIPRMIDKPIYKNYSFSVVPLRTTKVASVQYVIIDRKSRTYFTDFFDIVQEKNFKIAYGIQITDPDRKKHEINFNTEKELRGWERQPVAVRLSDMLNYYLDHKEKDKKYRSMARIQNIIINNRNKALAEFYSNEYDSDTGNDPRYDSTVMVLSPDRRGTGSGFFVTDNIILTNYHVVEKNEFVEIKLHNNMETFGKVMAYDLYRDLALVKINAHGKPVRLYSKNSLPAGVTLEAIGHPKGFPFTITRGVFSAYRKRPSKFLNSRRMVRYIQTDAAINSGNSGGPLFYKNKVVGVNTWKRIGDDIDNLAFAVHYAEVIKFLEQYGIKYRK, encoded by the coding sequence TTGGATAGAAGAATTGTCGGTTTAGTTTTATTGATACTGCTGATTACAATCTGTGGATGCAGGACAGTCAGGTCAATAAAAAACAATATCAAAGAAACAGTAATCACCTCCCAACCGGAAGATAAATTTTCCCGGGCACTGGACCGGAATAAATTTTCAGAAGCGGAACAAATTTGGCTCGATAATCAGGATTATTTTCTTGAAAAACCGAAGGCCATGGACGAAATAACTAGAGCCGCCTCTGATCTCAAAAAACGTTACCGTCCGAAAATTTCCGCTGCCACTACCAATCTTCTTTCCATCCACTGGCCCGAGAAATCCGCAAAATGGACTTTGATCCGTCTTAAACTGGATAATGCCCGTAATTTAATCGACGAAATTGAATCCAGCTGCATTCTCAATGACTTGGGCCAAATCCCCCACGGCCTTGATAAGCTGAAGAATAAATTTAACGACAAAGAATTACAGATAAAAGCTGATGCGCAGGCGCAGTTCAAGAATTACCCTATTCAAACCGGACCGAACTTTTTTTCCATTTATCCCGTAAAACTTGACGAAGAAGAATTCCTTAAATCTCAAGCCGCCCTGTTGGAACAGGCAGTAGCATCAGCTAACGGAAAAGGCGTGCCGCATATGATTAAGGAATACGGTAACGTCATACCTGCCGAAACCATGCGCAACTTGGAAGGACAGTACTTTCGGGACCTGCTCAAAAAAGAAGCAAAAGGCAAGAAGCCTTCATTCCGCACTGTTCTTAAGGCCATGAATGAGACCAATAGATTAGGCTTCCCTGTGACCGAAGTGCCTGACTGCAAAATCGCCTTTGTACGCGTGACCAGTAAAAGCCTGATGAAAGAGCGTGGTATCGAATTCGGGCTGGGTTTTGATGTTGATCTGCCTATGCAAACCGAAACATTGGCCAAGACGCACATGTTCAATTCCAATACCGCCAAGGATGCGGACATCGTCATCCTCATCAACGAGGTGGTCTCCAGAATTGACCGCAAAACTTTCCGTCCTAAGGCATACAGCAGCAAAAACATTGTCGGATACACCGAAGGATACAACCACGCCTACGATCAGGCCCAGCTACGGCTGGAACAGTTGCGGCTGAAACGACAGGAACTCAACAACCGCAACAACTCCCACATTCTGGGCTGGTTCGGAGCGAATGACATCACTTCAGCGGCTCATATGGCGGCGCAGGAAGAAAAAAAATACAATGAGGCAGTTGCCAACGCCACCAACATTCCACGCATGATCGACAAGCCCATTTATAAAAACTACAGCTTCAGCGTTGTGCCGCTGCGGACAACTAAAGTTGCCTCGGTTCAATATGTAATCATCGACCGCAAATCTCGCACATACTTCACCGATTTTTTTGATATTGTTCAGGAGAAGAACTTTAAAATTGCATATGGCATACAAATCACCGACCCGGACCGCAAAAAACATGAAATCAACTTCAACACGGAAAAAGAATTACGGGGATGGGAAAGACAGCCTGTTGCAGTTCGCCTATCTGACATGCTCAACTATTATCTGGACCACAAAGAAAAAGACAAAAAATACAGGAGCATGGCCCGGATACAAAACATTATAATCAATAACCGCAACAAGGCTCTGGCTGAATTCTATAGCAATGAATACGATTCCGACACAGGAAATGATCCTCGCTATGATTCCACAGTCATGGTTCTGAGCCCGGATCGCAGAGGAACTGGCAGCGGTTTCTTTGTCACCGACAACATTATCCTTACCAACTACCATGTTGTGGAAAAAAATGAGTTTGTGGAAATAAAATTGCACAACAACATGGAAACCTTCGGCAAGGTCATGGCTTACGATCTCTATCGTGATCTAGCTCTGGTCAAGATAAATGCCCACGGTAAACCTGTTCGATTATACTCCAAAAACAGCCTTCCGGCAGGAGTAACACTTGAAGCAATCGGACACCCCAAAGGCTTTCCTTTCACTATAACCAGAGGTGTTTTCAGCGCATACAGGAAAAGGCCGAGTAAATTTCTAAACTCACGCCGTATGGTTCGCTACATCCAGACTGATGCAGCCATTAACTCCGGCAATTCCGGCGGCCCTTTGTTTTACAAAAATAAAGTTGTAGGGGTTAACACCTGGAAAAGGATTGGAGATGACATAGACAACCTAGCCTTTGCTGTTCACTACGCTGAAGTAATCAAATTTCTTGAACAATACGGCATAAAATACCGCAAATAA
- a CDS encoding tetratricopeptide repeat protein translates to MSGESSLFNYTPPVEQENGEETEFITVVSLRSDSHKIKGKQYWLASKLDDESFELLLLNENRVPSGDPKVISNGEFAAHYTLELDYYQQHVRPAMEQQDNRLSRGESHREQGEFYSAEMEYAEALAVDEKNVRATFGLGLTYLEKGDVERAQEVFAKVLQLKSAFQTEHKHMFNDFGISMRKNGMYREALQYYNRGVDLDSADENLFFNIARTHYEAGDWENCFRYLTMCLEKNRGVQEAQKFCHYLIKKTEEDDSMLREMGKGDNGKTLRSDILNLLRKMQVAAGVELDDAIEKTHEIRDRMIALEEEDMQMKEIEKDLYNVDGD, encoded by the coding sequence ATGAGTGGTGAATCCTCATTATTTAATTATACTCCTCCTGTCGAGCAGGAAAATGGAGAGGAAACCGAATTCATTACGGTGGTTTCACTGCGTTCTGACTCGCATAAGATAAAAGGCAAGCAGTATTGGTTGGCCAGCAAATTGGATGACGAAAGCTTTGAGCTGCTGCTTTTGAATGAAAACAGGGTTCCTTCAGGCGACCCCAAAGTGATCAGTAACGGGGAGTTTGCCGCCCATTACACTCTTGAGCTGGATTATTATCAGCAGCATGTTCGCCCAGCTATGGAACAGCAGGACAACCGATTAAGCAGAGGTGAGTCTCATCGTGAGCAGGGTGAATTCTATAGCGCCGAGATGGAGTACGCCGAAGCTCTGGCTGTGGATGAAAAGAATGTCCGCGCTACTTTCGGTCTCGGCCTGACTTACCTTGAGAAAGGTGATGTGGAACGGGCGCAGGAAGTGTTTGCGAAAGTTTTGCAGCTTAAATCTGCTTTTCAGACCGAGCACAAACATATGTTTAATGATTTCGGCATATCAATGCGTAAGAACGGCATGTATCGCGAGGCCTTGCAGTATTATAACCGAGGCGTAGATCTTGATAGTGCCGATGAAAACCTTTTCTTCAATATCGCCCGTACTCATTACGAAGCAGGAGACTGGGAAAATTGTTTCCGTTACCTGACCATGTGTCTTGAAAAGAACCGTGGTGTTCAGGAAGCCCAAAAATTCTGCCATTATCTGATAAAGAAAACCGAAGAAGATGACTCCATGCTTCGTGAAATGGGAAAAGGGGATAATGGTAAGACCCTGCGCAGCGACATCCTGAACCTGCTACGCAAGATGCAGGTTGCCGCCGGTGTGGAGCTTGATGATGCCATTGAAAAGACCCACGAAATCCGTGACCGCATGATCGCCCTTGAAGAGGAGGATATGCAGATGAAGGAGATCGAAAAAGACCTCTACAATGTGGATGGAGATTAG
- a CDS encoding TrkH family potassium uptake protein: MNSKATSPFWVPIYAFLATILIGGMLLKLDICHPGKELSFLDAIFTATSAVCVTGLAVVDTGTFFSRTGQSVILFLIQLGGLGIMTYASLVIYLLGKKVSASDRIAVSQTLIHDPSFNIGKFIVGVVTAVLSIEALGALLLNRMDPDGFYPFSAVFHSISAFCNAGFSLYSDSLTTWKNHLGINTVFMALIIMGGLGFYVMTELWHKFMNFVRRRKGEISAHTLSWHTRIVLETSLFLIVVGGLAIFFAESFKVHVVEGAVVNEIAALFQSVTCRTAGFNTVDISGLTNISLLVMIGLMLIGGSPGSCAGGLKTTTFRTWVGFIISKVKGHSQVKVGWYALTEESVNRALTLLTIASVILGSAIIMLSITEGSHLPHSEVRGHFIEITFEAISAFATVGLSTGVTPDLSGPGKSIIIALMFVGRLGPVWLLTAINSWQKEPRYRLPEDDLPLG, translated from the coding sequence ATGAATTCCAAAGCGACTTCTCCTTTCTGGGTGCCCATTTACGCATTTCTCGCTACTATTTTGATTGGCGGGATGCTGCTGAAATTAGACATTTGCCATCCGGGAAAGGAACTTTCATTTCTTGATGCTATTTTTACGGCAACCTCGGCGGTCTGCGTTACCGGCCTTGCTGTTGTGGACACCGGAACCTTTTTCAGCCGGACCGGACAGAGCGTAATTCTTTTCCTGATCCAGCTGGGAGGACTGGGAATTATGACCTATGCCAGTCTGGTAATTTACCTGCTGGGGAAAAAAGTCAGTGCCTCGGACCGGATAGCTGTCAGTCAAACTTTAATCCATGACCCTTCGTTTAATATCGGCAAATTTATTGTCGGCGTGGTCACGGCGGTGCTGTCTATTGAAGCACTGGGAGCTTTGCTGCTTAACCGCATGGACCCAGACGGATTCTATCCGTTTTCGGCGGTCTTTCATTCCATTTCAGCATTCTGCAACGCGGGTTTCTCGCTCTACTCAGACAGTCTGACAACATGGAAAAACCATCTGGGAATCAACACCGTTTTCATGGCCCTGATTATCATGGGCGGGCTGGGTTTCTACGTCATGACCGAGCTGTGGCATAAATTCATGAACTTCGTGCGTAGACGCAAAGGTGAAATTTCAGCCCATACTTTAAGCTGGCATACCCGCATTGTTCTGGAGACAAGCCTTTTCCTGATCGTAGTCGGCGGGCTGGCTATCTTTTTTGCCGAAAGCTTCAAAGTTCATGTGGTGGAAGGTGCTGTGGTCAATGAAATTGCTGCCCTGTTCCAGTCCGTAACCTGCCGTACCGCAGGCTTTAATACCGTGGATATTTCCGGCCTGACCAACATTTCCCTGCTGGTTATGATCGGTCTGATGCTTATCGGCGGCTCACCGGGATCATGCGCAGGCGGCTTGAAGACGACCACCTTTCGAACTTGGGTTGGATTCATTATCTCCAAGGTCAAGGGCCATTCACAGGTCAAAGTGGGCTGGTACGCCCTGACTGAAGAAAGCGTTAACCGCGCTCTGACCCTGCTGACCATTGCTAGCGTGATCCTCGGTTCGGCAATCATCATGCTGAGCATAACAGAAGGAAGCCACCTGCCGCACAGCGAAGTGCGCGGACACTTCATCGAAATTACTTTCGAAGCAATCTCAGCCTTTGCCACAGTAGGGCTCTCCACCGGAGTAACACCGGACTTGAGCGGACCCGGCAAATCAATCATAATAGCCCTGATGTTCGTAGGAAGATTGGGACCGGTATGGCTGCTGACAGCAATCAACAGCTGGCAGAAAGAGCCGCGCTACAGATTGCCGGAAGACGATTTACCGTTGGGATAA
- a CDS encoding glutaminyl-peptide cyclotransferase → MNKHRPILILITAIFILHFFGLKSYARERTGAPVIECKLLNQFPHDDTAFTQGLLYHDGYLYESTGKRGRSSLRKVELESGIVRIMIKNDKEVFSEGICFWNNIIYQLTWHSGKCFIYDAASLAPKGFFKYKGQGWGLTTDGQFLYQSDGSSVITFRDPYDFARIKRQRITDGIANIHRLNELEYINGLIFSNIWKQDRIAAIDPKQGKVKFWLDISSLRPLAGKNAEAANGIAWDTAGKRLFVTGKFWNKVFEIELPALENQPASN, encoded by the coding sequence ATGAACAAACACCGCCCAATATTAATTCTAATTACCGCCATCTTTATATTGCACTTTTTCGGGCTAAAAAGCTACGCCCGCGAAAGAACAGGCGCACCTGTCATCGAATGCAAACTGCTCAATCAGTTTCCGCATGATGATACGGCTTTCACACAGGGATTATTATATCACGACGGGTACTTATACGAAAGCACCGGTAAGCGTGGACGTTCTTCCCTGCGCAAGGTGGAGCTGGAAAGCGGCATAGTGCGCATAATGATTAAAAACGACAAAGAAGTTTTCAGCGAGGGTATTTGTTTCTGGAACAATATAATTTACCAGCTCACATGGCATTCCGGTAAATGTTTCATATATGACGCAGCTTCCCTTGCTCCCAAGGGCTTCTTCAAATACAAAGGGCAGGGATGGGGACTGACCACAGACGGGCAGTTCTTATACCAAAGCGATGGTTCCTCAGTGATTACCTTCAGGGACCCGTATGATTTCGCACGCATCAAAAGACAGCGGATAACTGACGGCATTGCCAACATCCATCGTCTTAATGAACTTGAATATATAAACGGCCTTATTTTCAGCAATATCTGGAAGCAGGACCGCATTGCAGCCATTGACCCTAAGCAAGGTAAGGTCAAATTCTGGCTTGATATATCCTCGCTACGTCCCCTTGCCGGGAAGAATGCCGAAGCCGCCAACGGTATCGCATGGGACACTGCTGGAAAAAGACTCTTCGTGACCGGAAAATTCTGGAATAAGGTTTTTGAAATTGAACTACCCGCACTTGAAAATCAGCCCGCTTCAAACTGA